A segment of the Sphingobacterium oryzagri genome:
AAGGAGATTTGCATAGGTGATGGTTTGCCGTCTAAAGAAGTAACCCGCCCGGTATGTGATGTTTACCGATACGGAAAGTCCCTTCCATTGTAACGTATTACGAAAAGCGCCATAGTATTCCGGAAGCGCTGAACCATGAAAAATTAGATCGTCCAAGGTCGCCTGCTGGGCTAGTGCAGGATAATCTTTGGAAACCTCCCCTGAAATATATCCCATTGGATCTCCTGTCATTGGATCGAGTCCTGCCCAGCGATAACTTACCAGCGGATAAGCGGGCTTACCCACTATCGGGGAAACCGCATTTCCATTCCCCACATACTGGCTTACGAAATTTGGCTCCAGCAGGTATGTTTCTACGCGATTTAGGTTTTTGGAAAACAAAAGATTACTTTGCAAACTAAATCCAGCAAATCGAAAACTACCGTTGAGGGATACGTCCAGTCCTTTATTGCGGAGTACCGCGCTGTTAAGTTGCAGATAATCAAAACCCGTGGTAGGATCCGCTGCTACCGATGTAATTACATCAACGGCCTTTTTATTGTAGTATTCGACGCTCCCCGAAAATACATCGCCCTTTATTCCGAAATCTAAACCCATATTAAAGGTTCCGATCTTCTCCCAGCGCAGCTCCGCATTGGGCGGATTCTGTACAACGGCGTAGGGGTATCGCCCAAGTCTGCTAAGTCCATAATAATCGATGGTAGTCACGGCCGCTACATCGCTACGAATATTTCCGCTATAGCCGTACGTTCCCCGCAACTTCAATCTCGGCAGGAAGGACAGATTGTAAAAGCTTTCGTTAGCCACATTCCAAACTGTCCCAACCGACCACAATGGCGTCCATTTGTTATTGGTTTCCACACCAAACAGATTGGACGCATCTCGCCTACCGCTGAGCGATACGGTATAACGGTCCGCATAGGTATAGGCACCATTAAGATAAGTGGAGATAAAGCGCTGTGTTGATCCGTATGCGCTATTGGCAAAGGGTATGGTGGCAGCCCCAGCAAGGTTATCATAAAGCGGATGCCTGGTAATATAATCCACAGGCCTCACGGTCAAAATATCCGTATCATATCCATATTGACGCGCACTGTTGGATGTGGTACGGCTGCTACGCATCTCCCCACCCAAGATAGCGCTCAAATGATGCGCAGCCCATGACTTGCCATAAGAGAGCTGTCCGCGTATGGAGTGCGCCTGTAGCCGGGCATCGTTACGATCGGAAATGGCGCCTAACGGAATGGCCCTTGTTAGTGTAGAACCATTGTCTCGAGCGTACCTATTGACCATATTCCTTGTGAAGTACGTCTGTTCATTAAATATGTTCTCGCGCTGCGACGATTGATTTTCAAGCTGATAATACGCTTCTGCCTGTACCCCATCAAGTACCGTGTATTTCAATGCCGTGTTGAACAGCACGTTATTACTGGTCGTAGTGTTATCGGCTAAGTCCAATTCCTGATAGGGCCGGTATCGCCAATCCAGCATGTTGCCCCGCGCATCAACAACATCAAGATATCCCGCTCTGTAATCACGCGTGACGGCTAGCGCGTTACCGTGAATATCCACCAGATCAGCATAAGGGTACATAGATTTAGAGGAAGACATCTGAAAAGTAGATTGATGATTAGCCGTGTTGTGCAACATACCATAACGCATTCCCAGCTGGAGATCCAGCTTCGGGGCCAACTGGAACGTATTTTGCATATTTAGGCTCACCCGCTGTAGACTTGTCCCCACCTCTGCGGCGTTATTCTTGTCATATCCCACCGAAAACAAGCTACTGGAACGCTCTCCCCCTCCCGCCACATTTAAGGCATACTGCTGGTTAAAGCCCGTCCTATAAAAATAATCATGGAGGTCATCACGGATGTCCAATCGGCGAAGGGCATCTAGCTCGCGCTCCAGCTCCTGTTGAGTAAGGTGCCCTATCGCATGCTGGTGGAGCATCTCTACAACAGGCGTTAGCGGAGGGCGTGAGGTGACGTTATTGATTGCCGAGTTAAATACACCTCGCTCAAACAGGAACTGCTCCACATCGATAAATTCGCTACTGGTCATTCGTGGTAAATAATAGAGATTTGGTTTTTCGGTAAACGTACCATTTGCTGTCGCCGTTATACGCCACGGGCTGCCTTGTACGCCTCGTTTTGTTGTAATCACCAGCACGCCGTTTCCTGCCCTGGCACCCCAAATGCTCGCAGCCGCAGCATCTTTCAGTAAGGTCACACTTTCCACATCGTTTGGATTGATGTTGTTGATATCACCTTCAAAAGGAAAGTTATCGACGACGATCAGCACACTTCTATCAGACTCCGTACCCAGCGATGAGACACCACGAACGAT
Coding sequences within it:
- a CDS encoding SusC/RagA family TonB-linked outer membrane protein, which encodes MRMLFLTLSMLSYLLWIPVGYGQSAFLSLNGRVLQAETAIPLEAVSVHFLDFDRTIQTDKEGRFTANLPSRESYRISVSLEGYREVQLQVVQREGTIADIDLEPIARTIEEVVVNTGYQKIPRERATGSFEFVDKGLFNRQIGTDVISRLDGIMPSILFDKRNGSESDMIVRGVSSLGTESDRSVLIVVDNFPFEGDINNINPNDVESVTLLKDAAAASIWGARAGNGVLVITTKRGVQGSPWRITATANGTFTEKPNLYYLPRMTSSEFIDVEQFLFERGVFNSAINNVTSRPPLTPVVEMLHQHAIGHLTQQELERELDALRRLDIRDDLHDYFYRTGFNQQYALNVAGGGERSSSLFSVGYDKNNAAEVGTSLQRVSLNMQNTFQLAPKLDLQLGMRYGMLHNTANHQSTFQMSSSKSMYPYADLVDIHGNALAVTRDYRAGYLDVVDARGNMLDWRYRPYQELDLADNTTTSNNVLFNTALKYTVLDGVQAEAYYQLENQSSQRENIFNEQTYFTRNMVNRYARDNGSTLTRAIPLGAISDRNDARLQAHSIRGQLSYGKSWAAHHLSAILGGEMRSSRTTSNSARQYGYDTDILTVRPVDYITRHPLYDNLAGAATIPFANSAYGSTQRFISTYLNGAYTYADRYTVSLSGRRDASNLFGVETNNKWTPLWSVGTVWNVANESFYNLSFLPRLKLRGTYGYSGNIRSDVAAVTTIDYYGLSRLGRYPYAVVQNPPNAELRWEKIGTFNMGLDFGIKGDVFSGSVEYYNKKAVDVITSVAADPTTGFDYLQLNSAVLRNKGLDVSLNGSFRFAGFSLQSNLLFSKNLNRVETYLLEPNFVSQYVGNGNAVSPIVGKPAYPLVSYRWAGLDPMTGDPMGYISGEVSKDYPALAQQATLDDLIFHGSALPEYYGAFRNTLQWKGLSVSVNITYRAGYFFRRQTITYANLLTANGRAEHGDFANRWQNPGDELQTTVPSLVYPANSRRDEFYKNTEVTAERGDHIRLQDINVSYILPSISAWQLKEIKITGYARNLGMLWRANDRALDPDVNQLPFQTTYAIGLTTTF